The Spodoptera frugiperda isolate SF20-4 chromosome 9, AGI-APGP_CSIRO_Sfru_2.0, whole genome shotgun sequence genome contains a region encoding:
- the LOC118271484 gene encoding mucin-1 isoform X32: MRIAALIALVQLSLATAVSDEPKTLTAVELNRELSGDNVLSPFYESSEDAGVTFIRGSRAADSPLSPDIDVQCSGNYIDVTVEFADVFDGIIYSKGYLNDPKCKYVSLGNSQSRYSFRVPLNGCGSRPLCNACGTIDNVLVFQADDLLQGPQDFARKVSCARTSLEVSTGVTASREEHTLKLKPFMVDMLDVVAVEGPAGGVECWMDIQVGVFPNTTPLKNSIKIGEYLTILVYLKDVRNQFSLKIHDCWAYDNENYDGPSTNKIQLTDKNGCPKKKKLIDFWQKTTNTGKSGATLIAYSKVSAFRFPETDQVYLTCNVELCTNNCDSNCGTTEISTTIKPSQCYPGSRDPGCQRITVEPQLKCYPGSLDPRCPQQPTPTTPQLSELTTLRDRRISLPTVIADKYTTTTTPEPPRCFPGSTDPRCPKPTTPEPPRCFPGSTDPRCPKPTTPEPPRCFPGSTDPRCPKPTTPEPPRCFPGSTDPRCPKPTTPEPPRCFPGSTDPRCPKPTTPEPPRCYPGSPDPRCPQPPRPTTLTPPTYLPPVTPELKCYPGSSDPRCPQPTTPAPPKCFPGSTDPRCPKPTTPAPPNCYPGNTDPRCPKPTTPAPPRCFPGSTDPRCPKPTTPEPPRCYPGSTDPRCPKPTTPEPPRCYPGSTDPRCPKPTTPEPPRCYPGSTDPRCPKPTTPEPPRCYPGSTDPRCPKPTTPEPPRCYPGSTDPRCPKPTTPEPPRCYPGSTDPRCPKPTTPEPPRCYPGSTDPRCPKPTTPEPPRCYPGSTDPRCPKPTTPKPVCYPGSPDPKCPQPPRPTTLTPPTYLPPVTPELKCYPGSSDPRCPQPTTPAPPKCFPGSTDPRCPKPTTPAPPNCYPGNTDPRCPKPTTPAPPRCFPGSTDPRCPKPTTPEPPRCYPGSTDPRCPKPTTPEPPRCYPGSTDPRCPKPTTPEPPRCYPGSNDPRCPKPTTPAPPNCYPGNTDPRCPKPTTPAPPRCFPGSTDPRCPKPTTPKPVCYPGSPDPKCPQPPRPTTLTPPTYLPPVTPALKCYPGSTDPRCPKPTTPEPPRCFPGSTDPRCPKPTTPAPPNCFPGSTDPRCPKPTTPAPPNCYPGNTDPRCPKPTTPAPPRCFPGSTDPRCPKPTTPEPPRCFPGSTDPRCPKPTTPEPPRCFPGSNDPRCPKPTTPAPPRCFPGSTDPRCPKPTTPEPPRCFPGSNDPRCPKPTTPKPVCYPGSPDPKCPQPPRPTTLTPPTYLPPVTPALKCYPGSTDPRCPKPTTPEPPRCYPGSTDPRCPKPTTPEPPRCYPGSTDPRCPKPTTPAPPRCYPGSTDPRCPKPTTPEPPRCFPGSTDPRCPKPTTPAPPRCFPGSTDPRCPKPTTPEPPRCYPGSTDPRCPKPTTPEPPRCYPGSTDPRCPKPTTPAPPRCYPGSTDPRCPKPTTPEPPRCFPGSTDPRCPKPTTPAPPKCFPGSTDPRCPKPTTPEPPRCFPGSNDPRCPKPTTPKPVCYPGSPDPKCPQPPRPTTLTPPTYLPPVTPAVKCYPGSTDPRCPKPTTPEPPRCYPGSTDPRCPKPTTPEPPRCYPGSTDPRCPKPTTPEPPRCYPGSTDPRCPKPTTPEPPRCYPGSTDPRCPKPTTPEPPRCYPGSTDPRCPKPTTPEPPRCYPGSTDPRCPKPTTPEPPRCYPGSTDPRCPKPTTPEPPRCYPGSTDPRCPKPTTPEPPRCYPGSTDPRCPKPTTPEPPRCYPGSTDPRCPKPTTPEPPRCYPGSTDPRCPKPTTPEPPRCYPGSTDPRCPKPTTPAPPRCYPGSTDPRCPKPEPPTPSSCYPGSRDPKCPQPFAPASTNPPSTYLPPFPEENEIKSSRVSRLATKDTNEDNVNDYIDSFDFKRTEPRSRKVRDVFGSSESAAFATSGTAIIYIAMGSAVAMIMSITLAIYMYKKNKLRTASVNTTAQSPC; encoded by the exons CTGTCGCTCGCTACAGCTGTTTCAGATGAACCAAAAACGCTCACAGCGGTTGAGCTGAACCGCGAGTTGTCCGGAGACAATGTGCTCTCGCCTTTCTACGAAAGTAGTGAGGATGCTGGGGTCACGTTCATAAGAGGATCAAGGGCGGCTGACTCGCCCTTGTCTCCTGATATCGACGTGCAATGCTCAGGCAACTATATCGACGTCACTGTTGAGTTCGCTGACGTTTTCGATGGCATCATTTACAGTAAGGGTTACTTAAATGACCCGAAGtgcaa ATATGTGTCATTGGGCAACAGTCAGTCTCGGTACTCATTCAGAGTGCCACTGAATGGCTGTGGCTCCCGACCTCTCTGCAATGCATGTGGTACCATCGACAACGTACTTGTGTTCCAAGCTGACGACTTGTTGCAAGGACCTCAGGACTTCGCTCGCAAG GTGTCATGTGCCCGCACTTCCCTGGAAGTGTCGACTGGAGTGACGGCGTCCAGAGAAGAGCATACTCTCAAGCTAAAACCTTTCATGGTTGACATGCTTGATGTGGTTGCAGTCGAAGGACCCGCCGGAGGAGTTGAATGCTGGATGGACATCCAAGTAGGAGTCTTTCctaat aCCACTCCACTGAAGAACTCGATCAAAATTGGAGAATACTTGACAATCCTTGTGTATCTCAAGGATGTAAGAAACCAGTTCAGCCTTAAAATACACGATTGCTGGGCTTATGACAACGAAAACTACGATGGTCCTAGTACCAACAAGATTCAACTGACTGACAAGAACGGTTGTCCCAA GAAGAAAAAGCTGATTGATTTCTGGCAGAAAACTACAAACACAGGCAAGAGCGGTGCCACTTTAATTGCCTACAGCAAAGTGAGCGCTTTCCGATTCCCTGAAACCGACCAAGTCTACCTAACGTGTAACGTcgag CTATGCACAAACAACTGCGACTCGAACTGCGGTACCACGGAAATTTCTACAACGATCAAACCATCACAATGCTACCCTGGATCGCGTGATCCTGGATGTCAACGCATCACGGTTGAACCACAACTGAAGTGTTACCCTGGCTCACTTGATCCCAGATGTCCTCAACAGCCAACACCGACGACACCACAACTTTCAGAGCTCACTACACTACGTGATCGGAGGATTTCGTTGCCAACAGTTATTGCCGACAAATATACGACTACTACCACTCCTGAGCCACCACGCTGCTTCCCAGGCTCCACTGACCCCAGATGTCCCAAGCCCACAACTCCTGAACCACCAAGGTGCTTCCCAGGTAGCACTGACCCAAGGTGCCCCAAACCAACTACTCCTGAGCCACCACGCTGCTTCCCAGGTTCCACTGACCCCAGATGTCCCAAGCCCACAACTCCTGAACCACCAAGGTGCTTCCCAGGTAGCACTGACCCAAGGTGCCCCAAACCAACTACTCCTGAGCCACCACGCTGCTTCCCTGGCTCAACTGACCCTAGATGTCCTAAGCCAACGACTCCTGAACCTCCACGATGCTACCCGGGTTCACCTGATCCGAGATGTCCACAGCCACCTCGACCTACAACCTTAACGCCACCGACATATTTACCACCAGTAACGCCTGAATTAAAATGCTATCCAGGTTCATCAGACCCTAGGTGTCCACAACCAACCACCCCAGCTCCTCCAAAATGTTTCCCAGGCAGCACAGACCCCAGGTGCCCGAAACCTACAACACCAGCACCTCCTAACTGTTACCCTGGAAACACTGACCCACGTTGCCCTAAGCCAACAACTCCAGCACCACCCAGATGTTTCCCAGGTAGCACTGACCCCAGATGTCCCAAGCCAACGACCCCTGAGCCACCACGTTGCTACCCAGGATCGACTGACCCCAGATGTCCTAAGCCAACGACTCCTGAGCCACCACGTTGCTACCCTGGATCGACTGACCCCAGATGTCCAAAGCCAACGACTCCTGAGCCACCACGTTGCTACCCTGGATCGACTGACCCCAGATGTCCAAAGCCAACGACTCCTGAGCCACCACGTTGCTACCCTGGATCGACTGACCCCAGATGTCCCAAACCAACGACTCCTGAGCCACCACGTTGCTACCCTGGATCGACTGACCCCAGATGTCCAAAGCCAACGACTCCTGAGCCACCACGTTGCTACCCTGGATCGACTGACCCCAGATGTCCAAAGCCAACGACTCCTGAACCACCACGTTGCTACCCTGGATCGACTGACCCCAGATGTCCCAAGCCAACGACCCCTGAGCCACCACGTTGCTACCCTGGATCGACTGACCCCAGATGTCCCAAACCAACCACGCCTAAACCAGTCTGCTACCCGGGTTCTCCGGATCCTAAATGTCCCCAACCACCACGCCCGACAACCTTAACTCCTCCCACTTATTTACCACCAGTAACGCCTGAATTGAAATGCTATCCAG GTTCATCAGACCCTAGGTGTCCACAACCAACCACCCCAGCTCCTCCAAAATGTTTCCCAGGCAGCACAGACCCCAGGTGCCCGAAACCTACAACACCAGCACCTCCTAACTGTTACCCTGGAAACACTGACCCACGTTGCCCTAAGCCAACAACTCCAGCACCACCCAGATGTTTCCCAGGTAGTACTGACCCCAGATGTCCCAAGCCAACGACCCCTGAGCCACCACGTTGCTACCCTGGATCGACTGACCCCAGATGTCCTAAGCCAACGACTCCTGAGCCCCCACGTTGCTACCCTGGATCGACTGACCCCAGATGTCCCAAGCCAACGACCCCTGAGCCACCACGTTGCTACCCTGGATCAAATGACCCCAGATGTCCAAAGCCAACCACACCCGCACCGCCAAACTGTTACCCTGGAAACACCGACCCGCGTTGTCCAAAACCAACAACCCCTGCCCCACCACGGTGCTTCCCTGGCTCAACTGACCCCAGATGTCCAAAGCCAACCACACCCAAACCAGTCTGCTACCCGGGTTCTCCGGATCCTAAATGTCCCCAACCACCACGCCCGACAACCTTAACTCCACCCACTTATTTACCACCAGTGACGCCGGCACTTAAATGTTACCCCGGTTCTACCGATCCCAGATGCCCTAAGCCAACAACTCCCGAACCCCCACGGTGCTTCCCTGGATCCACTGACCCGCGCTGCCCAAAACCTACAACTCCAGCACCCCCAAATTGCTTCCCAGGCAGTACTGATCCTAGATGTCCTAAACCCACTACGCCTGCACCACCAAATTGTTACCCTGGAAACACCGACCCGCGTTGTCCAAAACCAACGACTCCTGCTCCACCCAGGTGCTTCCCTGGCTCAACTGACCCTAGATGTCCTAAGCCAACGACACCTGAGCCACCACGGTGCTTCCCGGGATCAACTGACCCCAGGTGTCCCAAGCCTACGACACCTGAACCACCGCGGTGTTTCCCTGGATCAAATGACCCCAGGTGTCCTAAGCCAACAACCCCTGCTCCACCAAGGTGCTTCCCTGGCTCAACTGACCCCAGATGTCCCAAACCTACGACACCTGAACCACCACGATGCTTCCCTGGATCAAATGACCCCAGGTGTCCTAAGCCAACAACGCCAAAACCAGTCTGCTACCCGGGTTCTCCCGATCCTAAATGTCCCCAACCACCACGCCCAACAACTTTAACTCCTCCCACTTATTTGCCACCAGTGACACCCGCTCTCAAATGCTATCCTGGTTCTACTGACCCTAGATGTCCCAAGCCAACGACTCCCGAGCCCCCACGTTGCTACCCTGGATCGACTGACCCCAGATGTCCCAAACCAACGACTCCTGAGCCACCACGTTGCTACCCTGGATCAACTGATCCCAGATGTCCCAAGCCAACGACTCCTGCTCCACCAAGGTGCTACCCAGGTAGTACCGATCCAAGATGTCCTAAGCCAACGACACCCGAACCACCTCGATGCTTCCCCGGAAGCACGGACCCACGTTGTCCCAAACCAACAACCCCTGCTCCACCAAGGTGCTTCCCTGGTTCAACTGACCCTAGATGTCCCAAGCCAACGACTCCCGAGCCCCCACGTTGCTACCCTGGATCGACTGACCCCAGATGTCCCAAACCAACGACTCCTGAGCCACCACGTTGCTACCCTGGATCAACTGATCCCAGATGTCCCAAGCCAACGACTCCTGCTCCACCAAGGTGCTACCCAGGTAGTACCGATCCAAGATGTCCTAAGCCAACGACACCCGAACCACCTCGATGCTTCCCCGGAAGCACGGACCCACGTTGTCCCAAACCAACAACCCCTGCTCCACCAAA GTGCTTCCCTGGCTCAACTGACCCCAGATGTCCCAAACCTACGACACCTGAACCACCACGATGCTTCCCTGGATCAAATGACCCCAGGTGTCCTAAGCCAACAACGCCTAAACCAGTCTGCTACCCGGGTTCTCCCGATCCTAAATGTCCCCAACCACCACGCCCGACCACCTTAACTCCTCCCACTTATTTACCACCAGTGACACCCGCTGTCAAATGCTACCCTGGATCGACTGACCCCAGATGTCCTAAACCAACGACTCCTGAGCCACCACGTTGCTACCCAGGATCGACTGACCCCAGATGTCCCAAGCCAACGACTCCTGAGCCACCACGTTGCTACCCAGGATCAACTGACCCCAGATGTCCCAAGCCAACGACTCCTGAGCCACCACGTTGCTACCCAGGATCGACTGACCCCAGATGTCCCAAGCCAACGACCCCTGAGCCACCACGTTGCTACCCAGGATCGACTGACCCCAGATGTCCCAAGCCAACGACTCCTGAACCACCACGTTGCTACCCTGGATCGACTGACCCCAGATGTCCCAAACCAACGACTCCTGAGCCACCACGTTGCTACCCAGGATCAACTGACCCCAGATGTCCCAAGCCAACGACTCCTGAGCCACCACGTTGCTACCCAGGATCGACTGACCCCAGATGTCCCAAGCCAACGACCCCTGAGCCACCACGTTGCTACCCAGGATCGACTGACCCCAGATGTCCCAAGCCAACGACTCCTGAGCCACCACGTTGCTACCCTGGATCGACTGACCCCAGATGTCCCAAGCCAACGACTCCTGAGCCACCACGTTGCTACCCTGGATCGACTGACCCCAGATGTCCCAAACCAACGACTCCTGAGCCACCACGTTGCTACCCTGGATCGACTGACCCCAGATGTCCCAAGCCAACGACTCCTGAGCCCCCACGTTGCTACCCTGGATCGACTGACCCCAGATGTCCCAAGCCAACGACCCCTGCGCCACCACGTTGCTACCCTGGATCAACTGACCCTAGGTGTCCCAAACCGGAACCTCCAACCCCCAGTTCTTGTTATCCAGGATCAAGGGATCCAAAGTGCCCACAGCCGTTTGCTCCAGCTAGCACTAACCCACCTTCAACTTATTTGCCACCATTCCCAGAAGAAAATGAAATCAAATCTTCTAGAGTCAGCAGATTAGCAACTAAGGACACTAATGAAGATAACGTCAACGATTATATAG ATTCGTTCGATTTCAAGCGAACAGAACCAAGATCAAGAAAAGTTCGTGACGTATTTGGTAGCAGCGAAAGTGCTGCCTTTGCAACAAGTGGCACTGCCATCATATACATTGCCATGGGATCAGCTGTAGCAATGATCATGTCAATCACACTTGCCATTTATAtgtacaagaaaaataaactaagaacTGCGTCTGTAAACACAACTGCGCAAAGCCCctgttaa
- the LOC118271484 gene encoding mucin-1 isoform X48, producing the protein MRIAALIALVQLSLATAVSDEPKTLTAVELNRELSGDNVLSPFYESSEDAGVTFIRGSRAADSPLSPDIDVQCSGNYIDVTVEFADVFDGIIYSKGYLNDPKCKYVSLGNSQSRYSFRVPLNGCGSRPLCNACGTIDNVLVFQADDLLQGPQDFARKVSCARTSLEVSTGVTASREEHTLKLKPFMVDMLDVVAVEGPAGGVECWMDIQVGVFPNTTPLKNSIKIGEYLTILVYLKDVRNQFSLKIHDCWAYDNENYDGPSTNKIQLTDKNGCPKKKKLIDFWQKTTNTGKSGATLIAYSKVSAFRFPETDQVYLTCNVELCTNNCDSNCGTTEISTTIKPSQCYPGSRDPGCQRITVEPQLKCYPGSLDPRCPQQPTPTTPQLSELTTLRDRRISLPTVIADKYTTTTTPEPPRCFPGSTDPRCPKPTTPEPPRCFPGSTDPRCPKPTTPEPPRCFPGSTDPRCPKPTTPEPPRCFPGSTDPRCPKPTTPEPPRCFPGSTDPRCPKPTTPEPPRCYPGSPDPRCPQPPRPTTLTPPTYLPPVTPELKCYPGSSDPRCPQPTTPAPPKCFPGSTDPRCPKPTTPAPPNCYPGNTDPRCPKPTTPAPPRCFPGSTDPRCPKPTTPEPPRCYPGSTDPRCPKPTTPEPPRCYPGSTDPRCPKPTTPEPPRCYPGSTDPRCPKPTTPEPPRCYPGSTDPRCPKPTTPEPPRCYPGSTDPRCPKPTTPEPPRCYPGSTDPRCPKPTTPEPPRCYPGSTDPRCPKPTTPEPPRCYPGSTDPRCPKPTTPKPVCYPGSPDPKCPQPPRPTTLTPPTYLPPVTPELKCYPGSSDPRCPQPTTPAPPKCFPGSTDPRCPKPTTPAPPNCYPGNTDPRCPKPTTPAPPRCFPGSTDPRCPKPTTPEPPRCYPGSTDPRCPKPTTPEPPRCYPGSTDPRCPKPTTPEPPRCYPGSNDPRCPKPTTPAPPNCYPGNTDPRCPKPTTPAPPRCFPGSTDPRCPKPTTPKPVCYPGSPDPKCPQPPRPTTLTPPTYLPPVTPALKCYPGSTDPRCPKPTTPEPPRCFPGSTDPRCPKPTTPAPPNCFPGSTDPRCPKPTTPAPPNCYPGNTDPRCPKPTTPAPPRCFPGSTDPRCPKPTTPEPPRCFPGSTDPRCPKPTTPEPPRCYPGSTDPRCPKPTTPEPPRCYPGSTDPRCPKPTTPKPVCYPGSPDPKCPQPPRPTTLTPPTYLPPVTPALKCYPGSTDPRCPKPTTPEPPRCYPGSTDPRCPKPTTPEPPRCYPGSTDPRCPKPTTPAPPRCYPGSTDPRCPKPTTPEPPRCFPGSTDPRCPKPTTPAPPRCFPGSTDPRCPKPTTPEPPRCFPGSTDPRCPKPTTPEPPRCFPGSNDPRCPKPTTPEPPRCFPGSNDPRCPKPTTPKPVCYPGSPDPKCPQPPRPTTLTPPTYLPPVTPAVKCYPGSTDPRCPKPTTPEPPRCYPGSTDPRCPKPTTPEPPRCYPGSTDPRCPKPTTPEPPRCYPGSTDPRCPKPTTPEPPRCYPGSTDPRCPKPTTPEPPRCYPGSTDPRCPKPTTPEPPRCYPGSTDPRCPKPTTPEPPRCYPGSTDPRCPKPTTPEPPRCYPGSTDPRCPKPTTPEPPRCYPGSTDPRCPKPTTPEPPRCYPGSTDPRCPKPTTPEPPRCYPGSTDPRCPKPTTPEPPRCYPGSTDPRCPKPTTPAPPRCYPGSTDPRCPKPEPPTPSSCYPGSRDPKCPQPFAPASTNPPSTYLPPFPEENEIKSSRVSRLATKDTNEDNVNDYIDSFDFKRTEPRSRKVRDVFGSSESAAFATSGTAIIYIAMGSAVAMIMSITLAIYMYKKNKLRTASVNTTAQSPC; encoded by the exons CTGTCGCTCGCTACAGCTGTTTCAGATGAACCAAAAACGCTCACAGCGGTTGAGCTGAACCGCGAGTTGTCCGGAGACAATGTGCTCTCGCCTTTCTACGAAAGTAGTGAGGATGCTGGGGTCACGTTCATAAGAGGATCAAGGGCGGCTGACTCGCCCTTGTCTCCTGATATCGACGTGCAATGCTCAGGCAACTATATCGACGTCACTGTTGAGTTCGCTGACGTTTTCGATGGCATCATTTACAGTAAGGGTTACTTAAATGACCCGAAGtgcaa ATATGTGTCATTGGGCAACAGTCAGTCTCGGTACTCATTCAGAGTGCCACTGAATGGCTGTGGCTCCCGACCTCTCTGCAATGCATGTGGTACCATCGACAACGTACTTGTGTTCCAAGCTGACGACTTGTTGCAAGGACCTCAGGACTTCGCTCGCAAG GTGTCATGTGCCCGCACTTCCCTGGAAGTGTCGACTGGAGTGACGGCGTCCAGAGAAGAGCATACTCTCAAGCTAAAACCTTTCATGGTTGACATGCTTGATGTGGTTGCAGTCGAAGGACCCGCCGGAGGAGTTGAATGCTGGATGGACATCCAAGTAGGAGTCTTTCctaat aCCACTCCACTGAAGAACTCGATCAAAATTGGAGAATACTTGACAATCCTTGTGTATCTCAAGGATGTAAGAAACCAGTTCAGCCTTAAAATACACGATTGCTGGGCTTATGACAACGAAAACTACGATGGTCCTAGTACCAACAAGATTCAACTGACTGACAAGAACGGTTGTCCCAA GAAGAAAAAGCTGATTGATTTCTGGCAGAAAACTACAAACACAGGCAAGAGCGGTGCCACTTTAATTGCCTACAGCAAAGTGAGCGCTTTCCGATTCCCTGAAACCGACCAAGTCTACCTAACGTGTAACGTcgag CTATGCACAAACAACTGCGACTCGAACTGCGGTACCACGGAAATTTCTACAACGATCAAACCATCACAATGCTACCCTGGATCGCGTGATCCTGGATGTCAACGCATCACGGTTGAACCACAACTGAAGTGTTACCCTGGCTCACTTGATCCCAGATGTCCTCAACAGCCAACACCGACGACACCACAACTTTCAGAGCTCACTACACTACGTGATCGGAGGATTTCGTTGCCAACAGTTATTGCCGACAAATATACGACTACTACCACTCCTGAGCCACCACGCTGCTTCCCAGGCTCCACTGACCCCAGATGTCCCAAGCCCACAACTCCTGAACCACCAAGGTGCTTCCCAGGTAGCACTGACCCAAGGTGCCCCAAACCAACTACTCCTGAGCCACCACGCTGCTTCCCAGGTTCCACTGACCCCAGATGTCCCAAGCCCACAACTCCTGAACCACCAAGGTGCTTCCCAGGTAGCACTGACCCAAGGTGCCCCAAACCAACTACTCCTGAGCCACCACGCTGCTTCCCTGGCTCAACTGACCCTAGATGTCCTAAGCCAACGACTCCTGAACCTCCACGATGCTACCCGGGTTCACCTGATCCGAGATGTCCACAGCCACCTCGACCTACAACCTTAACGCCACCGACATATTTACCACCAGTAACGCCTGAATTAAAATGCTATCCAGGTTCATCAGACCCTAGGTGTCCACAACCAACCACCCCAGCTCCTCCAAAATGTTTCCCAGGCAGCACAGACCCCAGGTGCCCGAAACCTACAACACCAGCACCTCCTAACTGTTACCCTGGAAACACTGACCCACGTTGCCCTAAGCCAACAACTCCAGCACCACCCAGATGTTTCCCAGGTAGCACTGACCCCAGATGTCCCAAGCCAACGACCCCTGAGCCACCACGTTGCTACCCAGGATCGACTGACCCCAGATGTCCTAAGCCAACGACTCCTGAGCCACCACGTTGCTACCCTGGATCGACTGACCCCAGATGTCCAAAGCCAACGACTCCTGAGCCACCACGTTGCTACCCTGGATCGACTGACCCCAGATGTCCAAAGCCAACGACTCCTGAGCCACCACGTTGCTACCCTGGATCGACTGACCCCAGATGTCCCAAACCAACGACTCCTGAGCCACCACGTTGCTACCCTGGATCGACTGACCCCAGATGTCCAAAGCCAACGACTCCTGAGCCACCACGTTGCTACCCTGGATCGACTGACCCCAGATGTCCAAAGCCAACGACTCCTGAACCACCACGTTGCTACCCTGGATCGACTGACCCCAGATGTCCCAAGCCAACGACCCCTGAGCCACCACGTTGCTACCCTGGATCGACTGACCCCAGATGTCCCAAACCAACCACGCCTAAACCAGTCTGCTACCCGGGTTCTCCGGATCCTAAATGTCCCCAACCACCACGCCCGACAACCTTAACTCCTCCCACTTATTTACCACCAGTAACGCCTGAATTGAAATGCTATCCAG GTTCATCAGACCCTAGGTGTCCACAACCAACCACCCCAGCTCCTCCAAAATGTTTCCCAGGCAGCACAGACCCCAGGTGCCCGAAACCTACAACACCAGCACCTCCTAACTGTTACCCTGGAAACACTGACCCACGTTGCCCTAAGCCAACAACTCCAGCACCACCCAGATGTTTCCCAGGTAGTACTGACCCCAGATGTCCCAAGCCAACGACCCCTGAGCCACCACGTTGCTACCCTGGATCGACTGACCCCAGATGTCCTAAGCCAACGACTCCTGAGCCCCCACGTTGCTACCCTGGATCGACTGACCCCAGATGTCCCAAGCCAACGACCCCTGAGCCACCACGTTGCTACCCTGGATCAAATGACCCCAGATGTCCAAAGCCAACCACACCCGCACCGCCAAACTGTTACCCTGGAAACACCGACCCGCGTTGTCCAAAACCAACAACCCCTGCCCCACCACGGTGCTTCCCTGGCTCAACTGACCCCAGATGTCCAAAGCCAACCACACCCAAACCAGTCTGCTACCCGGGTTCTCCGGATCCTAAATGTCCCCAACCACCACGCCCGACAACCTTAACTCCACCCACTTATTTACCACCAGTGACGCCGGCACTTAAATGTTACCCCGGTTCTACCGATCCCAGATGCCCTAAGCCAACAACTCCCGAACCCCCACGGTGCTTCCCTGGATCCACTGACCCGCGCTGCCCAAAACCTACAACTCCAGCACCCCCAAATTGCTTCCCAGGCAGTACTGATCCTAGATGTCCTAAACCCACTACGCCTGCACCACCAAATTGTTACCCTGGAAACACCGACCCGCGTTGTCCAAAACCAACGACTCCTGCTCCACCCAGGTGCTTCCCTGGCTCAACTGACCCTAGATGTCCTAAGCCAACGACACCTGAGCCACCACGGTGCTTCCCGGGATCAACTGACCCCAG ATGTCCCAAGCCAACGACTCCTGAACCACCACGTTGCTACCCTGGATCGACTGACCCTAG ATGTCCCAAGCCAACGACCCCTGAGCCACCACGTTGCTACCCTGGATCGACTGACCCCAGATGTCCCAAACCAACCACGCCTAAACCAGTCTGCTACCCGGGTTCTCCGGATCCTAAATGTCCCCAACCACCACGCCCGACAACCTTAACTCCTCCCACTTATTTACCACCAGTGACGCCGGCACTTAAATGTTACCCCGGTTCTACCGATCCCAGATGCCCTAAGCCGACAACTCCTGAACCACCACGTTGCTACCCTGGATCAACTGATCCCAGATGTCCCAAGCCAACGACTCCTGAGCCACCACGTTGCTACCCTGGATCAACTGATCCCAGATGTCCCAAGCCAACGACTCCTGCTCCACCAAGGTGCTACCCAGGTAGTACCGACCCAAGATGTCCTAAGCCAACGACACCCGAACCACCTCGATGCTTCCCTGGAAGCACGGACCCACGTTGTCCCAAACCAACAACCCCTGCTCCACCAAGGTGCTTCCCTGGCTCAACTGACCCTAGATGTCCTAAGCCAACGACACCTGAGCCACCACGGTGCTTCCCGGGATCAACTGATCCCAGGTGTCCCAAGCCTACGACACCTGAACCACCGCGCTGTTTCCCTGGATCAAATGACCCCAG ATGTCCCAAACCTACGACACCTGAACCACCACGATGCTTCCCTGGATCAAATGACCCCAGGTGTCCTAAGCCAACAACGCCTAAACCAGTCTGCTACCCGGGTTCTCCCGATCCTAAATGTCCCCAACCACCACGCCCGACCACCTTAACTCCTCCCACTTATTTACCACCAGTGACACCCGCTGTCAAATGCTACCCTGGATCGACTGACCCCAGATGTCCTAAACCAACGACTCCTGAGCCACCACGTTGCTACCCAGGATCGACTGACCCCAGATGTCCCAAGCCAACGACTCCTGAGCCACCACGTTGCTACCCAGGATCAACTGACCCCAGATGTCCCAAGCCAACGACTCCTGAGCCACCACGTTGCTACCCAGGATCGACTGACCCCAGATGTCCCAAGCCAACGACCCCTGAGCCACCACGTTGCTACCCAGGATCGACTGACCCCAGATGTCCCAAGCCAACGACTCCTGAACCACCACGTTGCTACCCTGGATCGACTGACCCCAGATGTCCCAAACCAACGACTCCTGAGCCACCACGTTGCTACCCAGGATCAACTGACCCCAGATGTCCCAAGCCAACGACTCCTGAGCCACCACGTTGCTACCCAGGATCGACTGACCCCAGATGTCCCAAGCCAACGACCCCTGAGCCACCACGTTGCTACCCAGGATCGACTGACCCCAGATGTCCCAAGCCAACGACTCCTGAGCCACCACGTTGCTACCCTGGATCGACTGACCCCAGATGTCCCAAGCCAACGACTCCTGAGCCACCACGTTGCTACCCTGGATCGACTGACCCCAGATGTCCCAAACCAACGACTCCTGAGCCACCACGTTGCTACCCTGGATCGACTGACCCCAGATGTCCCAAGCCAACGACTCCTGAGCCCCCACGTTGCTACCCTGGATCGACTGACCCCAGATGTCCCAAGCCAACGACCCCTGCGCCACCACGTTGCTACCCTGGATCAACTGACCCTAGGTGTCCCAAACCGGAACCTCCAACCCCCAGTTCTTGTTATCCAGGATCAAGGGATCCAAAGTGCCCACAGCCGTTTGCTCCAGCTAGCACTAACCCACCTTCAACTTATTTGCCACCATTCCCAGAAGAAAATGAAATCAAATCTTCTAGAGTCAGCAGATTAGCAACTAAGGACACTAATGAAGATAACGTCAACGATTATATAG ATTCGTTCGATTTCAAGCGAACAGAACCAAGATCAAGAAAAGTTCGTGACGTATTTGGTAGCAGCGAAAGTGCTGCCTTTGCAACAAGTGGCACTGCCATCATATACATTGCCATGGGATCAGCTGTAGCAATGATCATGTCAATCACACTTGCCATTTATAtgtacaagaaaaataaactaagaacTGCGTCTGTAAACACAACTGCGCAAAGCCCctgttaa